The following are encoded together in the Lactuca sativa cultivar Salinas chromosome 1, Lsat_Salinas_v11, whole genome shotgun sequence genome:
- the LOC111890330 gene encoding uncharacterized protein LOC111890330, producing MALAVKAGGSMSYQIPVLTPTNYPVWAVKVKSIMDAHGIWETVEAKPPGGESDPKKKKQALAFLFQAIPEEMVLQMSDYTDPKRVWEGLKTLYLGVDRVRTARLATLKRELESLRMKEGETVDDFAAKLSGLASKARSLGHELEEVDLVKRLLDSMPKSFLQIVASIEQCFELDTMFFDEAVGRLKAYEERIKGSEKVEDVHGGLLLSREEKSDGCMHCGSGGSHRDGFGRGRGRGRGSGRIQDGKECVRDKSHVKCYKCGEFGHYNNECPKWEKEANLIIKEEPTLL from the coding sequence ATGGCATTGGCAGTAAAAGCTGGTGGTTCAATGTCATATCAGATTCCGGTTTTGACCCCAACCAACTATCCGGTATGGGCAGTCAAAGTAAAGTCCATCATGGATGCACATGGCATATGGGAGACTGTTGAAGCAAAGCCACCGGGTGGAGAATCGGATCCAAAGAAGAAGAAACAAGCTCTTGCTTTCTTGTTTCAAGCAATACCTGAAGAGATGGTGTTGCAAATGTCCGATTACACCGATCCAAAAAGGGTTTGGGAAGGATTAAAAACTCTGTATTTGGGTGTGGATCGAGTAAGAACGGCTCGATTAGCAACTTTGAAGAGGGAACTAGAAAGCTTGCGTATGAAGGAGGGAGAAACCGTTGATGATTTTGCAGCCAAGTTGAGTGGTTTAGCTTCGAAAGCACGGAGTCTCGGACATGAACTTGAAGAAGTTGACTTGGTGAAAAGGTTACTTGATTCTATGCCCAAGTCTTTTCTTCAAATTGTGGCGTCGATTGAGCAATGCTTTGAGTTGGATACGATGTTTTTTGATGAAGCCGTCGGTAGACTAAAGGCATATGAGGAGCGTATCAAAGGATCCGAGAAGGTGGAGGATGTTCATGGTGGGTTGTTGTTGTCAAGAGAAGAAAAGTCGGATGGTTGTATGCATTGTGGCAGTGGCGGTTCGCATCGGGATGGCTTTGGACGTGGTCGGGGAAGAGGTCGTGGGTCCGGGAGGATCCAAGATGGTAAGGAATGTGTTCGGGACAAGAGTCACGTAAAATGCTACAAATGTGGTGAATTCGGTCATTACAACAATGAATGTCCAAAGTGGGAAAAAGAAGCAAACTTGATCATCAAGGAGGAGCCGACATTGCTGTGA